A single region of the Salvia miltiorrhiza cultivar Shanhuang (shh) chromosome 8, IMPLAD_Smil_shh, whole genome shotgun sequence genome encodes:
- the LOC130998615 gene encoding uncharacterized protein LOC130998615, which translates to MENHVEYAVHRSSTTRLWFVCKHGNGCPFMLRAVQSASIWRVIKVVMNHTCHTDLNRTAPRQIPARVVGRYFARKLVGEGVVLKPKEMMSEMQRLFGIEINYSFALRARNIAIEMTYGDFGNSYQMLPSYLYMLRMSNPGTLYDLEMKDDGKFHHMFVALGQSVAAFEKGYLRPVIVVDWTHLKGRNGGILFVAVTKDGNEAIFPLAVGLGPIENDESWTWFFHRLRTCFGQPDDLLIVSDQHKSIRNAVECVYPNVPHGLCYYHIQKNLAHYGQHVAAVFKAAAYSYRSDDFQRNFSALQVLKVNAHTRFDTIGVERWARSKCPVRRTSFMTSNAAETMNSRLLWARRLPVASLIETYRAIMEKWFDRRRISAASRSHELTEVVEGKLHVAVEAGRQLAVRGTTTHMFSVEDDHAFYIVDLENRTCSCAQFDLDDIPCRHACAAIRRAGLQVTDFVGGYFKQSVLLATYMERIVPVPYPTYWNVPDEISAYVVKPPDITVHAGRPKLSRACSAVEGLPNSGPPNSGTPNSRPQVCSRCKGGGHNARRCKAQVEPLDLNVPVEGVEQPPDARRRRKKKCGICRSGTHTRNACPQNVGL; encoded by the exons ATGGAGAATCACGTGGAGTACGCCGTGCATCGTTCCAGTACGACCCGTTTGTGGTTTGTTTGCAAGCATGGCAACGGTTGTCCGTTCATGCTGCGAGCCGTTCAGAGTGCATCGATCTGGAGAGTGATCAAGGTGGTGATGAATCATACCTGCCACACGGATTTGAATCGCACTGCCCCGAGACAGATTCCGGCGAGGGTTGTTGGAAGATATTTTGCACGGAAATTGGTAGGCGAGGGGGTCGTTTTGAAGCCGAAGGAGATGATGTCAGAGATGCAGCGCTTATTCGGTATTGAGATCAATTACAGCTTCGCTCTCCGTGCAAGAAACATCGCGATTGAGATGACGTATGGTGATTTTGGGAACTCGTATCAGATGCTCCCATCGTATTTGTATATGCTGAGAATGAGTAATCCCGGCACATTATACGACCTTGAGATGAAGGATGATGGCAAGTTCCATCATATGTTTGTTGCACTTGGACAGAGCGTGGCTGCCTTTGAGAAGGGTTACTTGAGGCCGGTCATCGTCGTAGACTGGACCCATCTGAAGGGAAGGAACGGCGGCATTTTGTTCGTCGCTGTTACAAAGGATGGGAACGAAGCAATATTTCCTCTCGCAGTTGGGCTTGGTCCTATCGAGAACGACGAGTCTTGGACTTGGTTCTTCCATCGACTGCGGACTTGCTTTGGTCAGCCGGATGATCTCTTGATTGTGTCTGATCAGCACAAGAGCATCAGAAATGCTGTGGAGTGTGTCTACCCGAACGTCCCTCACGGGTTGTGCTATTACCATATCCAGAAGAATCTCGCGCATTATGGGCAGCATGTAGCTGCAGTCTTCAAAGCAGCGGCATATTCCTATCGATCAGACGATTTTCAAAGGAATTTTTCTGCGCTTCAAGTACTGAAAGTCAACGCACACACACGCTTCGACACTATTGGTGTGGAGAGATGGGCCAGGTCCAAGTGCCCTGTACGACGCACGAGCTTTATGACGTCGAATGCTGCCGAGACGATGAACAGTAGACTGTTGTGGGCACGACGCCTCCCGGTTGCTTCATTGATCGAGACCTATCGAGCCATTATGGAGAAATGGTTCGATAGGCGACGCATCTCGGCTGCATCGAGGTCACATGAGTTGACTGAGGTAGTAGAGGGAAAGTTGCATGTGGCTGTCGAAGCGGGTCGGCAATTGGCTGTTCGAGGGACGACGACGCACATGtttagtgttgaggatgatCATGCATTCTACATTGTCGATCTCGAGAATCGGACTTGTAGTTGTGCTCAGTTCGACCTGGATGACATTCCGTGTCGTCATGCTTGTGCCGCTATTAG GCGTGCAGGACTGCAAGTCACGGATTTTGTTGGAGGATATTTCAAACAATCCGTGCTGTTGGCCACATATATGGAGCGTATTGTTCCCGTTCCATATCCTACGTATTGGAATGTGCCCGATGAGATATCAGCCTATGTTGTGAAACCCCCGGATATCACGGTCCATGCGGGACGACCGAAGTTGAGTAGGGCTTGTTCAGCAGTTGAGGGTCTTCCTAATTCGGGTCCTCCTAATTCGGGTACTCCTAATTCTCGACCTCAAGTATGCTCACGTTGCAAGGGTGGAGGTCACAATGCCCGGAGATGCAAAGCGCAAGTGGAACCATTGGACTTGAACGTGCCGGTGGAGGGTGTCGAGCAACCACCCGATGCACGAAGGCGACGAAAGAAGAAATGCGGAATTTGTAGGAGTGGAACACACACTAGGAATGCATGTCCTCAAAATGTTGGGTTGTGA